TTGCAGGAAGTTGACGTGCATCAGCAGCGTCTTCCCCGAGCCGGTGGCGTTCTGCAGGCAGAGCTTGTTCAGATCGTCGAGCTCGTAGGGCGTGATCCCCGGCTCGTAGCCCGCATCGGTCCAGTATTTGTCGAATTCATCGACATAGGCGTTCAGCGAGTCCAGCAGCACCGCGCGGTCGGCGAAGAACCGGTCGAGATAGATCTCGGCAAACAGCAGCGAGAGCCACTGGTAGTACTTCCAGACGATCGGCCGGTCGCGCTTCTCGTTGATCGCGAGCGTGTGGCTGACGATGTTGTGCTCGTAGCGCAGCAGGTCTGCCCGCGTGATCTGGGCGCCCGCCTGCAGGTGAACGTCCAGCGCCTTGTAGAAATGGTGCAGGTTCTCGGACGTCATGCCTTCGGGCGCGTCCTTCACCGTCTTGGCCAGCGGCTGCACCGGCCGCAGGGTGCGCTTGCCGTCCTTGTGGTCCTTCAGTGGATCGAAGCCGAACAGGCTGACGATCCACTGGTTCAGCACCAGCTTGTGGCCGAAGGGGAGCGGCTTGATCTTGGATTTGGACTTTCTCGCCATCGGTCAGCCCTCCACGTCCCACATCGCCTGGTGGAAGGCTTCCTCGATGAGGCGCACCTTCCAGGTCTCCTCGTCCTTGCGGAGGTTGAACAGGTTGTTGGAGCCGTTCACGTACATCACGTCGAACTCGGTGTCCTGCGCTGAGAGGCGGTACTTCCGGAACCACTCGTCCAGCATCAGGTTGTCCTGCTCGAGATCGCCGGTGAGCTTCCGCCAGACCACCAACGCCCTTTCGCGATCGTTGTGATCGCCGGGGGTGCGCAGGGTGTAGCCCTCGACCTTACGGAAGCGCCAGGCGCCGTCATCCGTCTCCTTCAGCGCGCCGTCGAGCATCAGCCGGGTGTTCGTGTCCCCCGGCAGCTCGGGATCGACCTCGCGCTTAAAGGCGGCGTCATAGCCGCGCCAACGGTCCAGATGCTCGACATGCAGGCCGATCAGCCAATTGAACGTCTCGACCAGGTCCACGGACTTCTCGACATACTCGTCCGTGCCGGGCTTCTTGATTTTCAGCTTGTAGGCGGTCGGATCGTCGAACCATTCGATGTTCAGGAGCGACGGGCTGCCCTTGGTCTCGAAATCGAGCCAGTAGCGAAGCATGTAGTCGCGTGCGAAGTCGCCTTTGGCCCCCTTGAAGTCGGTCCCGGGGAGGAGCGTAAGGTTGTTCAAGGCATCTTCGTAACTTTCGAGCCGAACATATTTGAACAGAGCGGACAAGCCGTCGTTCGAAAGCGGTTTCCCGTCCCGCCACTGTGACGCGTAGATTGCCTTCTGCATTCTCGGTCGCGTAACCGTATCAAAATATTCGCCCATCTCAACCAGACAGAACTTGCGGGAGCCGTGATCAGCTCTGTTCAGCGATATCACGGCATGCCCAGTGCTTGCCGAGCCGCCGAAACAATCAAGGATCGTCGAGTCTTTTTCTGCCGCGTGCGTTATGAAACGAGAAACAAAATCAGCATGCTTCGGCGCAAGAAAAATACCAGACTGACCAAACATCGCAGAGGTTTGCTTTTCCCCGTCCGAATAATCTACAAAAATACTCTTTCCGACGTTTGTTTCGACTTCATGGAGCATTCTCTTGATTTGGGGAACCTTGGCTTCGGTGTCGCCCCATGCAATACGCCCGTCCTCGTCCAACGTCTTAAGTGTTGTTCGATTTGTGTCATCCTCCGCTCGGTCATACGGAAACTTCCAGCCACTCTTGGGCATTGTGACCGGCTTTCCTGTTATTGGATGATTGGCGGAATAGAATCGATAGTTAGGGCTCTTGGGATCACGTGTACTTGCGGCTTGTTTGGTCGCTGGTAGTGCGAGGTCAGACTCCCTGAAGACCCAGATCTGCGCTTGAAGCTCTCTAGCAACAGACTCGTCAACGATCTTCCCATCAGCATCGCGATATTCTGCATTCTTATAGTTAAACAGTCCCTTCCACGGGTCGTCCTTCTGAAGGTCCTCCCAGTCAAGACCTTGCGCTTCAATTTCTTCGCGATAAGCGATTTTGTGATCGTTGTATAATTTCTTGATTGCCTCTTCAATTTCCGAGATCGGCGGGTAATCTGCGTTCAGAGCTGCTATAAGCTCCATCACTTCCAGATAACCCGGCTTGGGTTCTCTGAACATGTTCCGGTCTTTCTCAGCGGTTGGCTTGTCCTTCGCGTAAACCAAAACGTATTCGTGGTTGGTCGAATAGTTTGGAACTTGGCTATTATTGGTGTTCATCGACCAGATCAGCTCTTCAATCCGGTTCTCCGGACCGAAGACCGCATCCATTGCATGCTCAAGTACCGTTCTCTCGGCCTTGTCGATACTCACAAAAATCGCGCCATTCTCAGGCAACAACGGCTTCATCGCATGAAGTCTGTCGTGCATCAGTGTTGCCCAAGACGAATGCTTATAGCTGTTCTTGTATGGAATGGAACTGCTGTCGGTGTTGTATGGCGGATCGATATAGATACACTTGACGCCGCTCTTAAGTTTCTCTTTTAGAACCCTCAGAGCCTGAAAATTATCAGAGTGCAGAAGCTGCCCGATTTGTTCGGCGTCGATATCTTGAATTTCTGAAACTACACGATCTCTGAAATCGGCCTCAAAAAGAGCGGTATCCAGAAGAAGCTTTTCGTTCTCTTGCAGGAATTCAACTGTTAGGGGCACCGAGTAATTGTCGAGCTGATCGATGGCGAAAAGCTGAACCCACTGTTCACGCTGCACGTCGTTGGCCGCAATCTCCGGATAGAATTCCTCCGCGATACGGTCGAGCGTGATGCAGTAATGCGTATCGACAACGAACTTTTTCTTCAGCCACAGCCGCTTCTGAAAGTCCTCAAGCTGGGCGAGGAAGTCAATCAGGTGCCGCGCGATGCGGCGCAACACCTTGACCTTGGCGAGGTAGGCTTCCACCCGCGGCACATCGCCGGACTCGATGTCGTCCAGCCGCATGACCTCGTTCTTGATGTAGAAGTCCAGCTCGCGCCGCAGGAACCCGCCCAGATCCTTGTGGATGAAGTAATCCATACTGTTCCGGCCGGTGTAGTGGGTGAGATATTTCTCCAGCAGCGTCCGGTCCTTCTCGGCCTCGGTCGGCGCCGGTGTCATCAGGGCGGTCACATAGTCGTCCCCGCCCTCCAGCTTATGCAGCAGTTCTTTCACCTTCTTGGCCGCATCGACCACGCGCTTCTTTCGCCATGTCCCGTCCTGGCCCGTCTTCTCGGGATCCGGGCGATACTGGAACTGGATCACCAGCTCCGGCTCGCCGGTGTCGCCCACCTCGATCTTCACCGGTTCCGGCTCGTGGATGATGAAGTAGCGTTCGGTCTGTTCGGACGCCTTGACGTTGTTGTGCTCGCCTTCGGACGCCGAGACGATCCGGCAGTGGACCTTGAGCGGCTTCTGCTCTAACAGCGCGCCGTGCTTGTCCTTGAACTCCTTCGCCTGCGTCGGATCGAAGGTGAAGTTGGTCAGGTACTCGGACGTCTTGATGTAGTACTGGTCACGGTTGGCCCAGTGCAGATAGACCTCGCGCCCGTCATAGGGGACGGCATAGGGGGCGGCCTTGCCGTCCGTCTCGCGCGCGAAGTAGCGGCGGCTCATGAAGTCGCCGTTGTCGTAATAGCGCTCGAAGAAGCGGTAGAGGTGATCGTAGACGTCGCCTTCGTTGCTGCCGCTGTCCTTGGCCGCATCCCAGGCCGCCTTGGCTTCCTTCACTTTCGGAGCGGCATCCGGATCGGGTGCGCCGAATTCCTCGGCCTGCTTGCGCGCGGCCTCATAGGCGGATTTCGCCTGCTCGACACGGGCGCCGTCCGCCTCGCCGAAAGCATCTCGGATGATGCCCAGCAAATCTTCCTCGAGAAACTTCGTCACCTGGCCGGCCTTCGCATGCATGATGCGATAGAAGCCAAAGTCCAGGTCGGGCTGGTCGAGCTGGAACAGCTCCTTCAGCAGGCTGATCAAGCGTTCTCGTTGTTTCTCGACGTTCGGCATATAGCGGGTTTCTCCTGCGTTCTGTTGGCTCACACGACCGTCCAGCGGATGGCGAAGAGCTCTTGCTTGCTGATATCCTGTTGGAGGCGGGCTTCCAGGTCCGAGATCATCTGATCGCGCTCGTCGATGATCTCGTCCTCCACCTCGAAGATGCGCTGGCGCAACCGGCGCTTGGATTTTTCCAGATCCTGGATCTGCTTCTGGATCCGGTGCTGCTCGTCGGGGGATTCGGCCGTACGCGCTTCGCGCTTGAGCTCGAGGATCCGCGCCTTCGCGTCCTTCAACTCCTTCTCGGCGGCGAAGACCTTGTCCTCAGCCCACCTCTCGAGCTTCTGGCTCTCGGACGAGAACCACTCCGCGTTCTGGCGCTTCAGGGCGTCGGTCACGGCTTGTTCGCGTGCAGCGAGCGGACCCTCCAATCGGGAGCTTTCGATCGCCGCAGCCCCGCCTGTGATGCGGCACGGCATGTCGAAAAGGCGTCGAACGACATCTTCTTCGATGAGCTCGCCCTCATCGGTCATCGCCGCGAACAGGATGTGGTCCTGCGCATCGAAGCCCGAAAAGCTGAGGCAGTGCGCCGCGAGGATACCGCCGCGCCCCACAAGCGGTTCGATGGTGACGGCCTTGGCTGGCCATGCCGAGTAATCGAATGCCAAAGAGGATCCTCCGAGGGTTCGGGCCTTGGCGCACTCGATGACATGTTGCGCCAGCGGGTGACCCAAACGGTATCGGTGTTCACTCAGACCGTTCTTGGCGATCCCGTAGCCTCCGGCAGGCACAGCGAGCCCGCCTGGCGGCTCCTTCAGCGTGAAGGTGAGGTGTTCGTCATCGAACTGAGCTCGGTCGCGGAGCTCATGCCGGGTCACCGCCCAGAGCATCCTCTCGTATCGTCCGATGTACTCCTTGCTCTTGTCGAGATTGATCTTCAGGCGGTCATGAACCTCGGCGTCGAAGTTCTCCAGCAGCTTCCGCCGAGTGTCCTCCATCGCTGCGCTGATGTTCTCGTCCATTTCGCCACGAAGTTGGGAGAACTCGGACTCGATCTCCTCTGACGTACGACAATTCTGGTAAATGGAGACGATCCGTTTCTCGAATTCGACCCCCGATTCAATCGATCCAAGGACCTCATCCGAGGCGCCGAATACCCCAGAGAATAGCTGAAATTTCTCAGCCAGGAGCTCGTAGACACGTTGGTCCGCCGCGTTGTTCTTGTTTAGGAAGTTGACGACAACAACGTCATAAAGCTGGCCGTAGCGGTGGCATCGACCGATGCGTTGCTCGATTCGCTGGGGGTTCCAAGGCAGATCATAGTTCACCACGATGGAACAGAATTGCAGGTTGATGCCTTCTGCGGCGGCCTCTGTTGCGATCATTATCGACGCATTCTCGCGGAAGTACTCGACCAATGCGGCACGTATGTCGGCCGTCCTTGAGCCAGTAATGCGATCGCTGCCTTTGTGCTTC
This genomic window from Paracoccus sediminicola contains:
- a CDS encoding SNF2-related protein — encoded protein: MITEYHAKLFAYELSKRHSVADTEKLAGALLDAQVDLNPHQVEAALFAFKSPLSKGAILADEVGLGKTIEAGLVLAQKWAEGKRRILIITPANLRKQWSQEVEEKFFLPTLILEAKNYNKLSKDGVRSPFDQKRLVICSFQFAARHAEALMVIPWDLVVIDEAHRLRNVYRPDNRIGRTLKGALMNAPKILLTATPLQNSLMELYGLVSLIDDFTFGDAKSFRAKYARLTGDDQFDELKQRLQAVCHRTLRRQVLEYIRYTNRIPITQEFVPTEAEQALYDMVSDYLRRPSLHALPSSQRTLMTLIMRKLLASSTFAIAGALDTLARKLERQLKQDTDLRSKLEEELAEDYEEFDELADEWPEGNDQPELLSPEDVNAITKEISDLREFRDLAVSISENAKGQALLSALSAGFAKTEELGAAQKAIIFTESRRTQEYLVRLLSDNGYGDQLVLFNGSNTDAQSKQIYDAWLEKHKGSDRITGSRTADIRAALVEYFRENASIMIATEAAAEGINLQFCSIVVNYDLPWNPQRIEQRIGRCHRYGQLYDVVVVNFLNKNNAADQRVYELLAEKFQLFSGVFGASDEVLGSIESGVEFEKRIVSIYQNCRTSEEIESEFSQLRGEMDENISAAMEDTRRKLLENFDAEVHDRLKINLDKSKEYIGRYERMLWAVTRHELRDRAQFDDEHLTFTLKEPPGGLAVPAGGYGIAKNGLSEHRYRLGHPLAQHVIECAKARTLGGSSLAFDYSAWPAKAVTIEPLVGRGGILAAHCLSFSGFDAQDHILFAAMTDEGELIEEDVVRRLFDMPCRITGGAAAIESSRLEGPLAAREQAVTDALKRQNAEWFSSESQKLERWAEDKVFAAEKELKDAKARILELKREARTAESPDEQHRIQKQIQDLEKSKRRLRQRIFEVEDEIIDERDQMISDLEARLQQDISKQELFAIRWTVV
- a CDS encoding site-specific DNA-methyltransferase, which codes for MPNVEKQRERLISLLKELFQLDQPDLDFGFYRIMHAKAGQVTKFLEEDLLGIIRDAFGEADGARVEQAKSAYEAARKQAEEFGAPDPDAAPKVKEAKAAWDAAKDSGSNEGDVYDHLYRFFERYYDNGDFMSRRYFARETDGKAAPYAVPYDGREVYLHWANRDQYYIKTSEYLTNFTFDPTQAKEFKDKHGALLEQKPLKVHCRIVSASEGEHNNVKASEQTERYFIIHEPEPVKIEVGDTGEPELVIQFQYRPDPEKTGQDGTWRKKRVVDAAKKVKELLHKLEGGDDYVTALMTPAPTEAEKDRTLLEKYLTHYTGRNSMDYFIHKDLGGFLRRELDFYIKNEVMRLDDIESGDVPRVEAYLAKVKVLRRIARHLIDFLAQLEDFQKRLWLKKKFVVDTHYCITLDRIAEEFYPEIAANDVQREQWVQLFAIDQLDNYSVPLTVEFLQENEKLLLDTALFEADFRDRVVSEIQDIDAEQIGQLLHSDNFQALRVLKEKLKSGVKCIYIDPPYNTDSSSIPYKNSYKHSSWATLMHDRLHAMKPLLPENGAIFVSIDKAERTVLEHAMDAVFGPENRIEELIWSMNTNNSQVPNYSTNHEYVLVYAKDKPTAEKDRNMFREPKPGYLEVMELIAALNADYPPISEIEEAIKKLYNDHKIAYREEIEAQGLDWEDLQKDDPWKGLFNYKNAEYRDADGKIVDESVARELQAQIWVFRESDLALPATKQAASTRDPKSPNYRFYSANHPITGKPVTMPKSGWKFPYDRAEDDTNRTTLKTLDEDGRIAWGDTEAKVPQIKRMLHEVETNVGKSIFVDYSDGEKQTSAMFGQSGIFLAPKHADFVSRFITHAAEKDSTILDCFGGSASTGHAVISLNRADHGSRKFCLVEMGEYFDTVTRPRMQKAIYASQWRDGKPLSNDGLSALFKYVRLESYEDALNNLTLLPGTDFKGAKGDFARDYMLRYWLDFETKGSPSLLNIEWFDDPTAYKLKIKKPGTDEYVEKSVDLVETFNWLIGLHVEHLDRWRGYDAAFKREVDPELPGDTNTRLMLDGALKETDDGAWRFRKVEGYTLRTPGDHNDRERALVVWRKLTGDLEQDNLMLDEWFRKYRLSAQDTEFDVMYVNGSNNLFNLRKDEETWKVRLIEEAFHQAMWDVEG